One genomic window of Camelina sativa cultivar DH55 chromosome 5, Cs, whole genome shotgun sequence includes the following:
- the LOC104786402 gene encoding oil body-associated protein 1B-like: MEKAVHSSTTSGPAVPGDATKTGTSIIDTAASAVQSFAPVNQIHQHLCAFHFYADDMTRQVEAHHFCSHVNEEMRQCLIYDGPDANARLIGLEYIVTEKLFMTLPDEEKKLWHSHEWEVRGGFLFMPGVPGAIQRQDLDKVAKTYGKVFHFWQVDLGHELPLGLPNIMMAVTRDGQLFHEMIQEAEKRFGVSIEGEKEARAHITGPELGIHPLANGGGKGMKLEVREVDITPVDSVAKVIL; the protein is encoded by the exons ATGGAGAAGGCAGTTCACTCATCGACGACGTCTGGACCGGCTGTTCCAGGGGATGCAACGAAGACTGGAACATCCATAATCGACACCGCCGCCTCCGCCGTTCAAAGTTTTGCTCCGGTTAACCAAATCCACCAACATCTCTGCGC GTTCCATTTCTATGCTGACGACATGACACGACAAGTAGAAGCTCACCATTTCTGCAGTCACGTGAACGAAGAGATGCGTCAGTGTCTGATCTACGATGGTCCGGATGCAAACGCTCGTCTGATAGGATTGGAGTACATAGTGACAGAGAAGCTGTTCATGACTTTGCCTgacgaagagaagaagcttTGGCACTCGCACGAGTGGGAAGTGAGAGGGGGTTTCTTGTTCATGCCTGGTGTTCCTGGTGCCATTCAACGTCAAGATCTTGATAAAGTCGCAAAGACTTATGGCAAAGTTTTCCATTTTTGGCAAGTTGATTTGGGCCATGAGCTTCCCCTTGGTTTACCTAATATCATGATGGCTGTTACCCGCGATGGCCAGCTTTTCCACGAGATGATTCAAG AGGCAGAGAAGCGGTTTGGGGTATCAATAGAAGGGGAGAAGGAGGCAAGGGCGCATATAACGGGGCCCGAGCTCGGGATCCATCCACTGGCCAACGGAGGAGGAAAAGGGATGAAACTAGAAGTTCGAGAAGTCGATATCACGCCGGTTGACTCTGTCGCCAAAGTCATTCTCTGA
- the LOC104786403 gene encoding LOW QUALITY PROTEIN: probable xyloglucan galactosyltransferase GT15 (The sequence of the model RefSeq protein was modified relative to this genomic sequence to represent the inferred CDS: deleted 2 bases in 1 codon), with the protein MDHQIKNTTMIKNNNNTSDSIESHHHHHHPWKQKPTVLLLFLSLLTISLLLLHISQNKIILITTTTTTTTTSISDQQSRQEPSRDDTCLGRYVYIHKLPSRFNLEILQDCQSITRPKDKISMCKYLKNSGFGPLISSDYYYSQSWYATNQFMLEVIFHEKMKSYECLTSDSSLASAVYLPYYAGLDFRRKLRRRNVAARDAAGKELVKWLKKQPQWKGMSGKDHFLVTGRISRDFRRNSNKNSDWGTNLMLLPESQNLTFLTIERSLTSHNEFAIPYPTYFHPTSISEIIQWQDKIKLTNRTVLFSFAGAQRPSRNQNGLVRTEVIKQCKSSSKTCRFLDCDVKANSCDDPISLMKLFESSVFCLQPPGDSLTRRSVFDSILAGCIPVFFNQGSAYKQYVWHLPKNNSEYSVYIPVKELRTGGKNKIEEILRGIPNERVVGMRESVIKLIPKIVYGKPNRNKPDGEVFEDAFDIAVKGVVEKIRGIKRKQIQE; encoded by the exons ATGGATCATCAAATCAAGAACACC ACAATGATAAAGAACAATAACAATACATCAGATTCGATCGagagccatcatcatcatcatcatccatggaagcaaaaaccaaccgttctttTACTTTTCCTATCTCTTCTCAccatctctctccttctccttcatatctcccaaaacaaaatcatcctcatcaccaccaccacaacaacaacaaccacttcCATCTCCGATCAACAAAGCCGTCAAGAACCCTCCAGAGACGACACATGTCTCGGCCGCTACGTATATATCCACAAGCTACCATCTCGATTCAATCTTGAAATCCTTCAAGATTGCCAGTCCATTACAAGACCAAAGGACAAGATCAGTATGTGTAAGTATCTCAAGAACTCAGGATTCGGACCTCTGATTAGTTCTGACTACTACTACTCTCAGAGCTGGTACGCGACTAATCAGTTCATGCTCGAAGTGATTTTTCACGAGAAGATGAAGAGTTACGAGTGTCTGACGAGTGACTCGTCGCTTGCTTCGGCTGTTTATTTACCTTACTATGCTGGTCTTGATTTCCGGCGAAAACTACGGCGGCGTAACGTAGCTGCGAGAGACGCCGCCGGGAAGGAACTTGTTAAATGGCTGAAGAAGCAACCTCAGTGGAAAG GTATGTCAGGTAAGGACCATTTCCTAGTAACCGGTCGGATATCACGAGATTTTAGACGAAACTCCAACAAGAACTCCGACTGGGGAACCAACTTAATGCTCTTACCAGAGTCACAAAACCTCACTTTCCTCACCATCGAAAGGAGTCTAACGAGCCACAACGAGTTCGCGATTCCTTATCCTACTTACTTTCACCCAACGTCAATCTCCGAGATCATCCAATGGCAAGACAAGATCAAGCTAACGAACCGGACGGTCCTCTTCTCATTCGCTGGAGCTCAAAGACCAAGCAGAAACCAAAACGGTTTGGTTCGCACTGAAGTTATAAAACAATGCAAGAGTTCATCTAAAACGTGTAGATTTCTTGACTGTGACGTTAAAGCCAATAGCTGCGATGATCCGATCAGTCTGATGAAACTTTTCGAGAGTTCGGTTTTTTGCTTACAACCACCAGGGGATTCGTTAACCAGAAGATCGGTGTTTGATTCGATTTTGGCTGGTTGTATTCCGGTTTTCTTTAACCAAGGAAGCGCATACAAGCAATATGTATGGCATTTACCTAAGAATAATAGTGAATATTCGGTTTATATACCGGTTAAGGAGCTGAGAACCGGAGGAAAGAACAAAATCGAAGAGATTTTGCGTGGAATACCAAATGAGAGAGTGGTTGGTATGAGAGAAAGCGTAATAAAATTGATTCCGAAGATTGTGTATGGTAAAccaaaccggaacaaaccggacGGGGAGGTTTTTGAAGATGCTTTTGATATTGCTGTGAAGGGAGTGGTAGAGAAGATACGAGGgattaagagaaaacaaattcaagagtGA
- the LOC104786404 gene encoding cysteine proteinase inhibitor 2-like: protein MAAMSKVSLVLSLLGFLVIAVMTPSANALRKSLVLGGKSDVANVKANREIQELGRYCVEQFNQRDQSEEGKVESIAKSDTDMSNPLRFSRVVSAQKQVVAGTKYYLRIEVTQPNGSTRMFDSVVVIQPWLHSKQLLGFTPVVSPIY from the exons ATGGCTGCAATGTCAAAGGTCTCTCTAGTATTGTCATTGTTAGGGTTTCTGGTGATCGCAGTCATGACTCCATCGGCGAACGCTTTAAGGAAGTCACTCGTTCTCGGAGGGAAGTCAGATGTTGCAAACGTTAAGGCCAACAGGGAAATTCAAGAACTTGGAAG GTATTGCGTTGAGCAGTTCAACCAAAGGGATCAGAGCGAGGAGGGAAAGGTAGAATCCATTGCAAAATCAGACACAGACATGTCGAATCCATTGAGGTTTAGCCGAGTTGTGTCAGCTCAGAAACAGGTCGTGGCTGGGACCAAATACTATCTAAGGATCGAAGTGACTCAACCCAATGGCTCCACCAGGATGTTTGACTCAGTTGTGGTTATTCAGCCATGGCTTCATTCTAAGCAGTTGCTCGGTTTCACTCCTGTTGTTAGTCCTATCTACTAA